The genomic segment gagcaggaggcaggagccaaaggggaaggggaaaaagacaagGCTGCATCACAGGTCCAACGCCCACCCTGAAGATCGTGCCAAACCCAGGAGTTGCCTGGGTGCCAGCACCCACctgaggcaggagctgcttgCAGGGGTGAGGTCCAGCGCGGCAtggccaggagcagggctggggaccaGCAGCATCCTTCAGGGAGAGACTAGCACCTTCAGCTGAGCTTAAATAACCTCCTGGGCCCATGGGTGGGCTGTGGGTCCCAGGTGAGGGTGCTCAGGGCCATCAAGGGCTAGTAGTGCCCATGGGAAGATGGCAATTTGGTCCTGCAGCTGCCCAGATGTGGCTTTACTGGTTGCATGGCAATGCCCAGCTGAGCTGTACTGGGGGTGCCACAGCGGTCACTGCTGAGCCTGGTGCACACTGTGCGTTGGCCACCGGTGCTGAGCGCTGAGGTGGGGTCCGGTATGGCCATACGTATGGAAGAAATCGTGAATTGCTCTTGGCCTAACTCTGTCCGTGTTCGGGCTTCTCCCCCTTGCACCAGGGagtcacctctgtgcccagcagaTCCCTGCTCCTGGGAGCCCTTTCCTGAAGGTCTGAGGACCTGCCAGCCTCGAAGGCTTGGAAATTGCCCAAAATATCAGCACAAGCAGGAGCAGCGCTGAGCATAACTGAGCATCCCTTCGCTGGGGCTCGGGCCAAGCCACCAGCGCTCAGGATTTGTGCGCAGCCTCTTGGTAGGTCTGAGCAAGACGTGCCTGTGAGGACAGAAATTAAGTTGGTGTCGCGTGGAGCCCATCCCCACCCAAAGCGTTTTGCTCCCCTGAGTCGGGACAGGCCTTGAGATCGCGGGTTTTAGGTCAGAAGTTGGGTTTTCAACCCTGAAGTCGGAGGTTTGGTGCTGCTGGTGCACGAGGGATGCTGTTACAGGAGGATGAGATGGCACTTGTGGTGGGAGAGGATGGCAGGGGTTTCTAATCCCTGTGTTCCTGTTAGCAGCCATTAATTGGGGAGGTTAAAAAGCAGCTTCTCCCGTGGCTCGGCCAAAGTTGCTTGTCCCAGCTAGCCTAGTCTAAAAATGTGTGCCTAACTCCTCCTtggtttcttctgctgcaaGCTCTGAGTCTTGTTAGGGCTTTTTGGTGGAAGATTAAAGGGATCTTTCTTCTCCAGGGATGCTCTCCCATGGCATGGTCTCAAATGCTGTTATCAGACCACATACCCACCTTCTGCCCCTCTTCAAGTCTGTCTCTCCTGGGAAGAGTTTCAGACCTggaatcctttttttcttcattccccTCTGGGGTCCCCACAGGAGATGGAGGCACGAGTGGCCCTGATTCCTCCCGGGCCCCCTGCACAGGGACAAAAAGCCCCGGGTGCCGGTGGCCGTGTCCCAGGCGGATGCTGAGAATGGCTCTTTGTTCCCTGTTTCTAATTGCTGGGCCCAAGCAGCTCGTTAACCGCTCTGCCCTGCGccctcctgtccctgcagccaCTGCTCGGGGGGAAACCCCCCGCGGGGACGTGCCGGGGCTCGGCCTCTGAGAGCAGATTTTGGGGTGACACGTAAAACCGGCTCAAAGTGAGCTTGGGGTGAAGCTGCCAGCGTTGCTCATCTCTTTATGCAGCCCGAGGGGGGAGTTCACGGGGTGCTCGGAAAGGGGGGTTGTACGTGGCCAGAGCAGACGTCCATCAGCAGACGTCCAGAGCCTCCGCTGCAAACTCCATCACagttttctcagctgaaaaataaccagCTGGCAGAAGCCTCTTGTGTTTTTTGGGAGCCGGGAACAGTACCAGCCCCGGCATCCATGTGCAGTGACTTTGGGAAGCGCCAGAGGACACGCGGTTTGCTCTGAGCCCAAAACATCGTGCAACCCGAAGGAGGGTTCAGGGCTtgggtccttcccacggcaCCCCAATTGCCCCGGGGCAGAGCGGAGCCCAGCCATTCACCCCCCAGCCCCGTACGTACAGATCTGGGAACACAATCAGCCCTTTGGGAAGCTCGATATGAATGatttagaaacaatttttgGGCTCTTTCATGGAAGGAGcttgtatttgcatttgaaaactgCGGAGGAGCTGGCGGTGCTGGCGGAGGGACGGGAGCACTGGCCGAGTGCTATCAATGGGAAACTGTTCTGTCTAACGCTCCCGGGGCCAAAAAATGTGAACTCTGCAGATTTCTGGCTCCGTTCATGGTCAGAATTGCTGGCTCCGTTGTCGGTGCCCGGCTGCTCCGCTCCCACCTATTAATGGCTCTGCTCGGAAGCCgattttcctttgctgctgaagcagagTGGGGTTTTGTGAAAGATGGGGTGAATGGGGGGTGCCCGGGATGTGAAACGGGGGGATTCAGCTCGCTCCATTTGGGAGCTGGGAAGGCTGTTCGTGCTCTCCGGTCCTTATCAGCCAGGGATCCAATTCATGGCAATTTCAATGCTAAAGCCATCAGTTTGCCTTTGCATTGGGAGCGGAGCTGAGGCCCGATGCACTCGTGTCATGTAAGACCCCCTTAAGGTGCAAGCCTGTGGGGTCACCGCCTGCTTTGTGCCTGTCCGTGTCCCAGTCCCAGGCTGCAGTGCCCCAGGAGACACCACCATGGTTAAtaaatgctcctttttttcctcctttctcagcCTGTTTCACACAACTCGCGCTTTACGTCAGCGGGGTAACCTGCCCCCAGCACCCTCACCTCCTACACCACTGTGCCTGTCCTTCATCCTTCCTCACCAGCTCCCATGGGTGCTCTCGCTGGAGATGAGGCTGTTGGGTGCGGGCATCTCCCTGCATCTCCTTGAGCCCCGTAGAAAATGAAGCATCCCTGGTTGAGGTGGGGCGGGCGGTGGAGTGGGGGGCACGCAGGGATGCTGCGGAGAGCAGCGGCGAGCTGGCCACGGCAGCTTGCCTCGGAGTAGCGCGTGCACAAATAAAACCCCGGAGAGCTTTGCACTGAGCTGGAAATAACGGCATTACAAGCGCTTACTCGCTTCTGGCCGCTCTTTGGGTTGGGTGAGGCTTTTTGGGGCTGGCTAAAGGGCTGCAGCACGTTGGGGTTTGCTCCTGGTTTAAGCGCAGCTCTGGGAAGGTAAGTGGGAATGGCTCCCCGGGCACAGTGGCTTGTCAGCGGAGCACAAGGGTAGGGACAGAGCCCTGGCATGGTCCTCACCTCCATCCTGGCATCCGTGTACTCGCTGGTATCCAGAGGTTTGCACCCATGGAGCATCCCCTGCGTGGAagagccctgctgctgccacgTGGGCTGCATCCTCTACATCTCGGTGTGGGAAGGATGAGTCCCCTGggcagagagcagagggagtggggagaaaaaatagGCAAATGGCAAaagctgtgtattttcttttttttctttctttctcctttgcccAGGAGAGGCGTGAGGGCTCGCCGGCAGCATGCCGCTGGTGAAGAGGAATATCGAGCCCCGGCACCTATGCCGGGGGGCTCTTCCCGAGGGGGTGACGAGTGAGCTGGAGTGTGTCACCAACAGCACGCTGGCTGCCATCATCAAGCAGCTGGGCAGCCTCAGTAAGTCACGGCGCAGCGACCCCAGCGTGGGACGGGGACGGGGTGGTGGGATGctggggggatgctgggggatGCCGCGGTTGCTTGCTCCGGTTCCAGTCACAGAGAAACGGGGGCTATGTGAGAGCTGTGCGGGCTGCAGCCACCCCTAATTCAGTGGGAACTATCCAGCTagtaaaaaaaggaggatgctcAGGGCCAAGCCCAAAGTGGGGACTTGGTGACAGTTTTAAGACCTGTTTTCCTCCCATAGCTGGTCTGTGCAGTGGGGGACAGAAAGCCTTTGCGAGCCCCTTGCTTCTTGACTTGGCCAGAAATAGGAAGGTCAGGTGaaggttaaaaaaccccaacctatTCTTTTTAATCTTAGAGCTTTATGTGAAAGAGAGGTCTATATAAAAGGTCTAAATCCTCGGCGGTCTTCCTGCCCTGGgactgatttcagcagaaaagggGGGGACGAGAGCATTGCACACGCCAATGTGAAGGTTTAATAGGGGCAACCTATTTCACTGCTGCATATCGACTTAAAATAGAGAGAGAAGCACAGACTCTTCAGGgctcctcctcttttttccccatccagAACAAGATTCTTCTCTAAAATACTCCCAGAAAAATATATCCTGTATTTAGGGAGCTGCTGGAAGCGTGGCAGCTGGCGTGAacagcacccatgggtgctcaGGCCATGGCTACCTTGTCCAGGGGAAAAGGAATCAAATAGAAATGGCTGAGCCGGGTGACAGGCTGAGCAGATATCGAAAGCACCTTGATCTCGGGAGCTGTTTGATACGTGGTTTTGGAGGAAACCCCGAGGAGCTGGGGTGCTGGGCTaggtgctgggctgggctgggtgctgggacaGGATGGGTGCTGGAGCCTGCAGGTGTCAGCAATGCTCTGCCAGGtgccctgctcagccctgtgATGATAATAGCCCTAATAAAGAGCTATCATAGTGATGCACTGAGTGCTGCAGGAAAATAACTGCTGAAGTGAAACAAATTGCGGCTTCTCCCTGCTGTAGCGCTCTCCGTGCTGCCCTGCTCTTGGTTTTCCACCTTCAGGGCTGCGTTTCCACAGGTCATGTTGTGTGATGGTAGTTTTTTGGCTGCATCTGTCCTCGTAGATCCAAAGGCTTTTTGGGGCACGGACCGCGATGGTTCAGTGCCTCCCGTGGGTACCACTCTCACTGAAAAGGATGCTCGTGTGCAGAGGAgggggcaggagaaggctgGGTGGTTTgtgctcccttccctctgtgCAGCGCTTTGCCAGGTCTGGGAGAGGATGAGgctcagctcccaaaaaaccaagGCTGGGGAGAGATCCCCACGGAGCCGGCGGGGAGGCGTGCAGTCCAGGCgaagggctgggagagggctgcctgcctgctgccgtTGCCCATGACAGGCGTGTGTTGCCGTCTGCCAGGCAGGCACGCGGAGGACATCTTCGGCGAGCTGTTCAATGAAGCCAACAGTTTCTACATGCGGATGAACTCGCTGCAGGAGAGGGTGGACCTGCTGGTCATCAAGGTGACGCAGCTGGACTCCACTGTGGAGGAAGGTGAGGGGCCAGGGCTATTTTGGGGTGACGGCTAGGTGCAAGTGGGTGGGAGACACGTGCTGAGGGCTGGACTGCCCGCCGTGCCCGGTTTGGGGGGCTGAGGTCACCCCTACATCCCATCTTTTTCCCGTGCCCCCAGTTTCACTGCAGGACATCAACATGCGGAAAGCCTTCAAGAGCTCCACGGTGCAGAACCAGCAGGTCGTGTCTCGCAACTCCATCCCCAACCCCGTGATGGAGATGTACCAGCGCTGCGACAAGCCCCCACCTCTCAACATCCTCACGCCCTACAGGTAGGACGGCCGACGCATCGCTCCTTGGGGGGACCGAGGGGGTCCTGGGGGGTTCTGGGGGGCCCTTTCCAGAAGAGGCATCAGGGGGTGCACCCCATTTGCTGCTTGGCGAGGGCTGAGAGGCTGTTTTCTCCAGTTGCTGTGCCACCATCCCCATTGTGTAGGGTGCTTGGGACAGGTGACCCCACGCAGTGGTACTGCAGGTAGTGACCGCTGTGTTGGACATGTTCATGGTGGGGCAATAGCTTATGGCCGTGATTGTACCAAACCCCcctgtgcaggggaagggggggtcTTCTCCTGTGGCTGATAacccccctctcctcccttcccaacCCCCCAGGGATGACAAAAAGGATGGCCTCAAATTCTACACCGACCCCTCCTACTTCTTCAACttatggaaagagaaaatgttgcAGGCGACAGAAGataagagaaaggagaagcGCAGGCAGAAGGTAACGGGCAGGCGGGGGGCACTGggggggctggagctggggctgcctgggacCTGGGGGATGGTTGCCTTCCTGGTGCATCCCATGTGCTTCCCCCGTGCTGTGGTGGGTGCATCTCGATGCTCCCTGGGTACTGCTTACAGCCCGGAGGAGCCGGGCTGGAGATGGAGCTGCAGCTTGTGTGTGCccccaggagcagaggctggTGGAGGACTCCACCCGGGAGGTGAAGAAAGTGAGGAAAGCCCGCAACCGGCGCCTGGAGTGGAACATGATGGCGTATGATAAAGAGTTCCGACCCGATAACAGGTTCTCACCATCCCCCTATCACATGGCGTCATCGGAAGGATCACTGTCCCCAGATAATAGGCAGGTTTTACCTACTACGCGTTTAGCTCACTGgctctcctttgcttttctcttcttctctgtCTTTGGGGGGACGTGTTGCCTGCAGCAGGGTCGGGGTGATAAGCCGTAAACCCATGGTAGCTTCACGGATAGCTGGTGCCCCTGAGGTTGCATCCTGGACCTCAGGAGCAGCCTTGGTGTTGGGATAAAGTGGGAGCACTTTCCATTTAGCAGCTAAGGGAAGAGACTGGCTCAGCTCTGTTGGCGTCCGCCTCCCCTCCGCtatctctctgctttcttgtacatgtatatttttgtggccattttttttgttttgttgtctcAACCCCAAAATACCCCCAAACCCACATCCCCCAAGCGCCGCACCCAGCTGACTCCCTTCCCAGGAGTACAACCGTTGGGTTTTCCTGTGCCGTAGATCTTACGCGTCGGACGCGGCCGACCACTCGTACCCGGCCAGCCCCAACCACCCCGCGCAGCTGCTGGCCCCGACGTCCCACCTGGCCCCGGCAGAGCACAAGGAGggggtgctggctgctgcccccCCGCAAGAGCACGTCTACCGCCCGGCGCCGAGCAGCCGGCAGAACAGCCTCAACCGCCTCCAGCAGCCCCACGCGCCGCAGCCCCCCGAGGCTATCCTCAACGGGCCGAGACCTCACTTAGTCAAGGATTACGGGTAGGGCTTCAGCCTGCCTCTTCTCTCTTGGTGGAGGGATGCccaggggaaggggggtttggtGAGGGTCTGACCCCCTATTTCTGGGCTGATGTACTGGGGAGAGCCCTCCTTCACAGCCGCTGTGGTCCGAAACTGCCAGTGAGACCCAAAGACAAATCAGTCAGGAGCATTTTTGGGGTAACCTCATCCCAGATAAGGAGACAAGGTGGATGGAGGGGACCGTTTTCCCCTGGGGTGTTGGCTACCTTCCCACCACCGCATGAGCCATAGCCCATCCCGCCAGCGGAGCCCCCCACTTCCCGGACCCTGGGACAGAGCTTACGCGGCGGTCCAGAGCAAACCAAGCCACAGCTGAGCCAGTCGGGTGCCCGGTGGTGGGTGCCCAGGATGGGTGACGGGTGCCGTTGTTCCTTGTACCGCTGACATGGCTTTGCCCTCCCATTGCAGCCCACAGCCGGTGCCGATGGCAGAGTACTTCgtgccgcccgccccgccgcccccgccgcccgtCATCCCCTCCGCACAGACCGCCTTCGACAGCCCCATCTCGGCTCCCCCCGCACTGGCCCCCGGCTCGGCCGCCCCCCCCTCCTATGCACCCTCaccgccccccgcgccccccggcCCCTACTCTGCTTCCCCACCGCAGGCCGGCCCCATGGGACCCCCGGTGGCACCCCCACCGCCACCGCCGGGGCCCCCCGCCGTCGCCGCCTCGCCGGCACACTCGGCATCACCGCCGGCCCCTGCTGTGGAGCCTCGGAAGCCACAGATCCCACTGATGCCCATGAGCGACGCCCGGAGCGACCTGCTGGCAGCCATCCGCAGGGGTGAGCGGCAGGGGGGTGGCGGCAGCGGGAAGGCGGGGGACGGGTCCCCAGCGCTGCCACCGCGGTGGCAAAATCCCTCTTGGCGTAGAGTTGGGTGGCGTTGGCTTCGTTGAGTGCAGGACGAGCCCTGGGTGGCCAGGTGATGTGTGAAGATGGTGGGACCCAGGTGGGacctggggagggaaggcaaTGCAGTGCAGGGGGTtggagggaggtgggggaaaCCCATCGCCGGAGGTGGGACGGAGCCCCACAGGGATGACCGGCAGCTCTGGTGTGCGTGGCCTCCTTCCAGGCTGTAGCAGATGATGTGCTCCAAGGTCTCTCCCATTTCCCCTTCCTGCAAATCTTCAGGTCCAATGGCAGATTTAACCTTCAAGAAGGTTCCACCTCTTCTGGTCGAGTGGAAGCGGAGGAGGAGCTTTATTCTATTATATAGCTTTATAATCGTGTGCATCGCATTATTGTCTCATATAGCTTTATAATCGCGTGCATCCTCCTGCAAGGGGGCGGCAGCCATCTCGTTTCAGCCAATACTTTAACTGGGAGGATGCTGCACATTGGGTGGACCCATGGGTGCTGGGCACGTTGTCCCTAAagccttccctccttccctacTGCAGGAATCCAACTCCGGAAAGTCCAGGAGCAATGGGAACAAGAGGCCAAAAAAGAGCCCGTGGGCAACGACGTGGCGACGATCCTGTCCCGCCGGATCGCGGTGGAGTACAGCGAGTCCGACGACGACTCCGAGCTGGACGATAACGAGTGGTCGGACTGAGgggccccggggctgggctggcgCGGAGCTCCCCGGCTCCGTCCCAGGTGTGTATAGGCGCCTTCCCCAACGTCGATGCCAACAAGCGCGGGCGGCCCCGCTCATTCAGGAGCTTTGCTTTTACACTATGTCAAAAACcctttgggcagcagcagcactggtaGGATGCACCTCGGAGGCAGTGAGACCAGAAAATTAGCAGCACCTTCACATTTAATGACTTCAAAAATGCTCTGAAGGCAGGTTAATAAGATTACTCCAGATTTACACCTGGAGCAAGACTAGAGGCTGGCCCTGAGAGTGCTTTGCTAGAGAAGGGAAACCCAGAGGCAGTAGTGCTTTTTCAGCTAGATGTTAAACGTGTTAACGAGAAGCTCCTGGAGAAGAAGGCGCTTTGCACAGCTGGTGCCACCATGGGCATGCAGGGACGGCCGTGCGCTGGGTTTGGGGAcgctctgctgcctgcattcGTAGGATTGGGGACCTCCAAAGGCTGCGTGTGGGCAGGAGCCTCCTTCCCCATCGAGCGATGCACTGTGTTTTGCAGCAGTTGCATAGGGAGGGTCACCATCGTTCTGTTGCTCCTTGGGAGAAGACCAAGGTGTTGGTGACCTGAGCCCGTTGCCATCCTTAGGAC from the Gymnogyps californianus isolate 813 chromosome 9, ASM1813914v2, whole genome shotgun sequence genome contains:
- the LOC127019731 gene encoding actin-binding protein WASF3-like, with amino-acid sequence MPLVKRNIEPRHLCRGALPEGVTSELECVTNSTLAAIIKQLGSLSRHAEDIFGELFNEANSFYMRMNSLQERVDLLVIKVTQLDSTVEEVSLQDINMRKAFKSSTVQNQQVVSRNSIPNPVMEMYQRCDKPPPLNILTPYRDDKKDGLKFYTDPSYFFNLWKEKMLQATEDKRKEKRRQKEQRLVEDSTREVKKVRKARNRRLEWNMMAYDKEFRPDNRFSPSPYHMASSEGSLSPDNRSYASDAADHSYPASPNHPAQLLAPTSHLAPAEHKEGVLAAAPPQEHVYRPAPSSRQNSLNRLQQPHAPQPPEAILNGPRPHLVKDYGPQPVPMAEYFVPPAPPPPPPVIPSAQTAFDSPISAPPALAPGSAAPPSYAPSPPPAPPGPYSASPPQAGPMGPPVAPPPPPPGPPAVAASPAHSASPPAPAVEPRKPQIPLMPMSDARSDLLAAIRRGIQLRKVQEQWEQEAKKEPVGNDVATILSRRIAVEYSESDDDSELDDNEWSD